GCGTTTTTTACTCTGAGGGTATTTGGGGTCTTTGGGTTTGATGTCAATGACATAGGTGTCCCGCACTTCATAACGGTCATAGGGGAATGGCAGCTCCTTTTTTTTCCAGGTTGCCGGTTTGGGTATAAATGCATTTTCCGTGATGGCCAGTATTTTCTGCTCCCTCACGACGGTGTAAGTAAATTCCGGGATCCTCCCATCAAACCCGAACAAATCGTCCAAAGCTGCTATGTTACCCAATAGCGGTGTGGATCGCTGCCCGGCTTCCGCCCTTAGAACACGCCGCATGCTGGGTAGATAGAGGTAGGTATCATCGGATTTATTCGGGTCCACATACCGGTAGGTGAGGTTGATGGTGTTTTTAACACTACCAGGATTTAAAAAATGGACCATCGAAGCCTTATAAAGACCCAGTGGATTGGGCAGGTCGGGTTTAGGAGAGACACCCAGGCGGCTCTTAAAATATAGAAAGATCAGATGGGCATTATTCCACCGGAGATCTTCTCCTTTCCTTTTTTCAAAAGATGCTCCCCTGGCGTGATCGAGATTTTCATCGAACTGGTATCGGCAATCGAAGTTCCACATGAGTTTGGTGGCAAAATCCTTGTCGCTTCTCTGAAGGTCCGGGAAGGGTAGGCCTTCCCGGTTATATCCCCCGGTGAGGCTCCCCTGAGCATCGAGGCCGTATTTATTTTTATTCTTTGCCGATAAGGCAAGCCATTCCTTGGGAATGGGGATGGGTTTGGACTCAATCACTTTGACATGAATGGGAGTCATAAGTCCCCAACCGTCCTCAAAAGCTGGCAGAAACTCTTGGGGAAAGAGATGGGCATATTTTTTGTAGTTGCTTTTATCGATAGTCGTCCCTGATGCCGGCATCTCCTGACCGAAGGACAACGAGGCCTCGAGGAAACCCGATATTATCAGTGCTGCAACTAACAGCGTCCAAAATCTCAAAGTTTTTTTGTGCATCGCTTTATACCTCCTTAAAACCTAAAAATTAAACTGGGTGGTGAGGACGATCATATCCTTGGTCCGCAGGATGCCCAGTCCTTCATAGTTGTTTTCACCATAGACGTTGATGTACTTCAATTCCGCAGAGAACTTCTGATTCCACCAGCCGGGGGTCCATTTGACGGCCGGCATGATCAGGCCGCTGTTGGCCCAGGGCCAATAGCTGACTACGATCTCCGTCGCAATCCGGTTGTAGAGCCAGTTGGTCGACAGGCGGCCGTTGAAACGGGGCACAAAGGACGGCTGTTTGGTGGCGTAGATAATGTACTGGAGATTATCGGCATTGGGGATATATTCGCCCACATGCTCGATGGTAACGTCGAAGGGGGCGGTCTTGTGCCAATCGAAATACAGAAAGCTGTTGAGGTCGTAGGCCACCATATATTTGAAATAATCCCTCCGGACAAGGGCATCGAAAACCGTTGGATCAAAGGTGTTGAAAGGCTTGTTCGGAGAATAGATGGCCTCGGCCCGGACCACACCCGGCCAGGGAAGCTGCTTGTTCATATAGGCCCCGATGATGTCCATAGAGGGATGGACCAGGGTATATTGCCGCTCCGGCAGAAAGCTGGCTGGTCCGGTGGGGATCAGCCTTCCGGTCAGGTTGCCTCTTTTGATCAGGGGATCATAGTTGTGGGTATGCCAGTAGAGGAGTCCGAACAGATAACCGCCGGCATTGGTGCTGGTCCGGAATCCGAAGCGGGTGTCGCCAATGGTATTATCCGGAAATTCTTCCCGTACCGTAGGGACTTCCGTGGGGACCCATGTCC
This region of Deltaproteobacteria bacterium genomic DNA includes:
- a CDS encoding DUF1329 domain-containing protein is translated as MHKKTLRFWTLLVAALIISGFLEASLSFGQEMPASGTTIDKSNYKKYAHLFPQEFLPAFEDGWGLMTPIHVKVIESKPIPIPKEWLALSAKNKNKYGLDAQGSLTGGYNREGLPFPDLQRSDKDFATKLMWNFDCRYQFDENLDHARGASFEKRKGEDLRWNNAHLIFLYFKSRLGVSPKPDLPNPLGLYKASMVHFLNPGSVKNTINLTYRYVDPNKSDDTYLYLPSMRRVLRAEAGQRSTPLLGNIAALDDLFGFDGRIPEFTYTVVREQKILAITENAFIPKPATWKKKELPFPYDRYEVRDTYVIDIKPKDPKYPQSKKRIWLEKENGGNIYYIVAWDRAGKIWKVWMQPFKRHAMLGDNYPVLDGAFGVDTQFGMASYYGADVTVNDQKYTYSDFTSASLLKRGR